The genomic segment TCAACTGTTTCACCATTCTGATCCTGCACCGTTGTCGCAGCAGGGTCTTCTGTCGTTACTGTAGCATCAGTTTGAGTTGAAGAGGTTACCGTAGAAGGATCGCTAGATTGAGTGGTTGTCAAGGTAACAGTTGATGTCCCTGTCGGCAATGTCTCAGCCATTACCAGGCCAGGAGCAACTGGGAATGATAAAAGAGCAGCTGTTAAAGCAAGAGCAATGTGTTTCTTCAAAATAATTCCTCCTTATACTTAGGTAAATTTACTTCTTGGGGCATCGCATTTCTCCCATACATTTACCAATACGACAAGCCTCTCACGATTTGAGGGGGTAAACTAAAGGATAAGAAACAAAGGGCATAAATGGAAATTAAAGATCTGCATAAAAAGAACGAGAGATTACTTGCAAGTAACCTCTCGTCCTTAACTATCGCGTATAACTTAGAGCTTCACCGTTTCCACAGGAACAGGCCCACAAATACCAATGAATACGAAGCGATCCTTACCTGTGTTACGCATTCCGTGGGTCTGACCCGCTTTCGCCAGGATAGCCATTCCTTTTTTAATCTGAACTTCTTGCCCATCCCCTGCAAAATAGAGTCCTGACTCCCCTTCCAGGCAGACCCACACATCATCAGCATTCGGGTGAGCATGCAAGAATACTTCTTGACCCGGCTCGAGGCACCACATAGCCCCTAACGTTTTGTCGGACTGATAAACCGCTATTTTTTGAGGCGCATTTTCATCAAAGTGGGCAAGTCCTTCTGTTAAATTAAATACTCTGTCTTCCATTCTTCTTACACTCCTATTTTGTTATGTTTTGTACTTAAAGCTATCGCAATTACGGATTAGCCGCTACCGGTATTTGCGGAACAATTCCTGGAACGATATATGCTTGTAACAAAACGAGTACAATAACGATTCCTAGTAAGATAACGGAATATTTCGCAGTTTTACGGAAAATTTGATTTTCTTTACCGACCAGACCAGTTGCAGCACAAGCAATTGCAATCGATTGAGGGGAAATAAGTTTACCCACTGATCCCCCGACAAGGTTTGCTGAAACTGTTAATATGGGGTTCAATCCAAGTTGTCCGGCTGTAACTTGTTGTAATTTCCCAAACAAAGCTGCTGATGAAGTCACAGACCCCGTCAAGAATACCCCTAACCAACCCAAAACAGGTGAGAAGATGGGGAAAAGCACGCCTGTCGAAGCAAATGCTAAGCCCAAGGAGAAGGACATTCCTGAGTAATTGGCTAAATAAGCAAGTCCCAAAACCGACATAATCGTGACCAGCGAAAAACTCAATTGTTTTAGGGTATCACCCAAAACGCGAACGGCTGTCTTGGGCTTAATACCCAAGATGAAGATAACGATAATGGATGCGATCAGCACCGCAGTTCCAGCATATCCAAAGAAATCCCACTTGAAGTTAGCTGCATAAACGGTTGGTTTGGAAACGATGGGTGCTGCCTGCATGACTAAACCATCAAGACCTGGCCAGTGCTTAATATTGACAAACCATTGAAGATCATTAGCGACCCACTTTTTGAAAGCAGGGCTTCCCCAAACGCCCATGAAAACCATCAGAATCAAGAAGGGAGACCAAGCTTTAAAGATTTGCCCACCTGAATATTTTATATCGTTTACTTTCACCCCTTCTTCGTCAGGAAAACGCCAAATGGTCTTAGGCTTCCATACCATTAAGAAGAGGGCCGTACAAATCAAGGATGTAATAGAGCCGACAACAGCAGGAAGCGTAACTCCTAAGGTGCTTGCCATAAAATAAGAAGGGATAGCATAACTTAATCCTGTCACTAAAGCAGCCGGTAACACTTCTTTAGTTTTTTGCCAGCCGCAAAGGACGATCAACATAGCAATCGGAATAATAATCGCCATGATGGCTTCATTAAGGCCTACACTTAACGAGAGAATCGAATCACTTATTCCTGTTACTTTGCCCATCGTAATCGTCGGGGTTCCCACCGGGCCAAACGGAACGGGAGGAACGTTAGCCACTAAGCAAATGATTGCAGCAGGCAGTGGAGGAAATCCTAGCCCGATCAGCATTGCTGCAGCGATAGCGACCGGAGCTCCCTGACCCGCCGCACCTTCCATAAAGGCTGAAAAGGCAAAGGCGATAAGCAAGGCTTGTAATCTTCGATCACTAGAGAGCGTAGCAATTGAATTTTTCATAATTTCAAATTGTCCTGCTTCAACAGTAAGATTATAGAAAAAGACAGCGGTAATAATAATCCAACCAATTGGGAAAAGACCGTTAAGAACCCCTAAAGCTGTAGCGGAAAGGGCTATACTCACTGGCATATTATAAACAAGGACGACATCAATAAAGGCTATTAACAGAGTAAGTACACCTGCCACATGGCCCTTCATTTTTTTAATCGCCAGGGCCCAGAAAAGGAAGAAGATAGGTATGGCTACGACTAAAGCTGTTAAACCGATACTATCACCGATCGTAGAATAGTTTTGATACCATTGCATATACTTTTCCACCCTTCCATTTTAAATTTCAAAACACTGTTTTATAATTTAACAATGTTTTAACCTAGTGATAACTTTCACACCCCTTTCGTCACAATTGGTTAGATTAAAGATCTTTCGCATCCTCCCCATATTCTCTATGTAGGATGGTCAGACCTTATTACTACCATTATTATCCGTTATCGCCCTATTGTCAATATTCGTACAAAGAAAGCCGCCAACAAATATGGTCAGCGGCCTCTTAAATGTACGGTTCAATTTACATATTAACAATCTTACCCGGATTAACGCGATTTTGTGGGTCAAACGTCTTTTTGATCCTTCTGAAAGCTTCCATCGCAGCGGGTGTGAACTCCGAATCAAGATACTTTTTCTTAACGAGCCCGATTCCGTGCTCACCACTTATGGTACCGCCGAGACCAAGAGCCATCTTACAGAGTGCCTGTTCTGCGGCATGAACGGTTTCAACTTCCTCTTTATTCCGTTGATCGAAAAGAATTAACGGATGAAGATTCCCGTCACCAGCATGGGCTACGACTCCGATCGTCACGCCAAAATCTTTGGCGACTTTAAGGATTCCCTCAATCGCTTGCGGGAAATTACTCCTCGGAACTGTAATATCATTAACACCATATGACGGTCTAACACGAGAAACTGATCCGAAAGCACAACGCCGGGAAGTCCAAATTTGATTGACTTCAGCTGCCGTTTGCGCAACTCTGAATTCTCTCGCATTCGCTTTCTTGGTGATTTCACCGATCATTTCGACTTGCTCGTCCATATCTTCCGGATAACCGTCAATCTCGATAATAAGAACAGCTCCAGCGTCACGGTCAAGCCCGGCATGACTGAAGTCCTCAGTCGTATTGATAAGGAGGTGGTCCATGAATTCGAGAGTGGTTGGGATAATACCGGCTGCAACGATATCGGCAACCGTTTGCGAAGCATCTTCAACTTTTTCATAGGTAGCTAGCATTGTTCTCGTGGTTATAGGTTTCGGAATGACACGGACGATAATTTTCGTGACGAATCCCAAGATTCCCTCCGAGCCACAGAAGATCCGAGTTAAGTCATAACCAGGCTCACTTTTAAAGTTACGCCCCCCTGTGTTAATGACTTTACCATTCGGGAGAACAACTTCTATACCCAAAATATAATCGCGAGTGACCCCATATTTAAAGCACTTAGGTCCACCTGAGCACTCAGCGAGATTTCCACCCAATGTTGAGGCTTTATAAGAAGATGGATCCGGGGGATAATAGAAGCCTTTCTTTTCAAGTTCGAGTTGGAGATCGAAATTGATAACTCCAGGTTGAACGACTGCAACAAAATTTTCCGTGTCTATTTCAATGATTTTATTCATACGGGCAAAGTTAACAACCACAGAATTTTCAACAGGAATGGATCCACCACTCTCATTCGTTCCAGCACCTCTGGGAATAAGTTTAATATTTTGCTCGTTCAAGTATTTAACGAGTTCAACCACTTGTTCCGTGGTTTGCGGTGAAACAACGCCTAACGGTTCACCCG from the Desulfitobacterium metallireducens DSM 15288 genome contains:
- a CDS encoding FAD-binding oxidoreductase, giving the protein MLSQTVINRLKEIVGEKNVVTDKTGLFSYSYDGTLLSGEPLGVVSPQTTEQVVELVKYLNEQNIKLIPRGAGTNESGGSIPVENSVVVNFARMNKIIEIDTENFVAVVQPGVINFDLQLELEKKGFYYPPDPSSYKASTLGGNLAECSGGPKCFKYGVTRDYILGIEVVLPNGKVINTGGRNFKSEPGYDLTRIFCGSEGILGFVTKIIVRVIPKPITTRTMLATYEKVEDASQTVADIVAAGIIPTTLEFMDHLLINTTEDFSHAGLDRDAGAVLIIEIDGYPEDMDEQVEMIGEITKKANAREFRVAQTAAEVNQIWTSRRCAFGSVSRVRPSYGVNDITVPRSNFPQAIEGILKVAKDFGVTIGVVAHAGDGNLHPLILFDQRNKEEVETVHAAEQALCKMALGLGGTISGEHGIGLVKKKYLDSEFTPAAMEAFRRIKKTFDPQNRVNPGKIVNM
- a CDS encoding cupin domain-containing protein, with the protein product MEDRVFNLTEGLAHFDENAPQKIAVYQSDKTLGAMWCLEPGQEVFLHAHPNADDVWVCLEGESGLYFAGDGQEVQIKKGMAILAKAGQTHGMRNTGKDRFVFIGICGPVPVETVKL
- a CDS encoding L-lactate permease produces the protein MQWYQNYSTIGDSIGLTALVVAIPIFFLFWALAIKKMKGHVAGVLTLLIAFIDVVLVYNMPVSIALSATALGVLNGLFPIGWIIITAVFFYNLTVEAGQFEIMKNSIATLSSDRRLQALLIAFAFSAFMEGAAGQGAPVAIAAAMLIGLGFPPLPAAIICLVANVPPVPFGPVGTPTITMGKVTGISDSILSLSVGLNEAIMAIIIPIAMLIVLCGWQKTKEVLPAALVTGLSYAIPSYFMASTLGVTLPAVVGSITSLICTALFLMVWKPKTIWRFPDEEGVKVNDIKYSGGQIFKAWSPFLILMVFMGVWGSPAFKKWVANDLQWFVNIKHWPGLDGLVMQAAPIVSKPTVYAANFKWDFFGYAGTAVLIASIIVIFILGIKPKTAVRVLGDTLKQLSFSLVTIMSVLGLAYLANYSGMSFSLGLAFASTGVLFPIFSPVLGWLGVFLTGSVTSSAALFGKLQQVTAGQLGLNPILTVSANLVGGSVGKLISPQSIAIACAATGLVGKENQIFRKTAKYSVILLGIVIVLVLLQAYIVPGIVPQIPVAANP